CGGCGTTGCGGCAGGTAGCCACCCAGCTCCATGCGGCGAGCGCGCATGTATTCCAGTTCCTTCGAACCTTCCTCGAACTTGATATACGGCACGTCGGCAATCTGATCGTCCGAGATCGGCAGCTTGAACTGGTCGCGGAATTTCTTGAGCGACTCCACCGGCATCTTCTTCTGCTGGTGCGTGATGTTCATGGCCTGACCGGCCTCGCCCATGCCATAACCCTTGATGGTCTTGGCCAGGATGACAGTCGGTTGACCCTTGTGCGTCGTGGCCGAGTGATAGGCCGCGTAGATCTTGTGCGGATCGTGGCCACCACGATTCAGCGCCCAGATGTCCTCATCCGACCAGTCTGCAACCATCGCCTTCAATGCCGGTGTGTTGAAGAAGTTCTCGCGCACGAACGCGCCGTCCTTCGACTTATACGTCTGATATTCGCCGTCCACGCATTCCATCATGCGCTTCATCAGCAAGCCCTGCTTGTCGCGGGCAAGCAGCGAATCCCAACGGCTGCCCCAGACCACCTTGATGACGTTCCAGCCAGCACCACGGAATTCCGATTCGAGTTCCTGGATGATCTTTCCGTTACCGCGCACCGGGCCGTCCAGGCGCTGCAGGTTGCAGTTGATCACGAACACGAGGTTATCGAGCTGTTCACGGCCAGCCATGCCGATCGCGCCAAGCGATTCCGGCTCGTCCGTCTCGCCGTCGCCGAGGAATGCCCAGACTTTGCGGCCTTCGGTCTTCACGATGTTGCGCGACTCGAGGTACTTCATGAAGCGAGCCTGATAGATCGCCATGATCGGGCCCAGACCCATCGAGACCGTCGGGAACTGCCAGAAGTCCGGCATCAGCCACGGGTGCGGGTACGACGACAGACCGCCGCCGTCCACTTCCTGACGGAAATTCTCAAGCTGCGTCATTTCCAGACGACCCAGCAGGAACGCGCGGCTGTACACGCCCGGCGACGAGTGGCCCTGCACGAAGACCAGATCGCCACCGTGCTTGTCGGACGGGGCGTGCCAGAAGTGGTTGAAACCGACGTCATAGAGGGTCGCGGCCGAGGCGAACGAAGCGATGTGACCGCCAACGTTCGTATCCTTACCGGCACGCAGCACCATCGCGATCGCATTCCAGCGGGTGTACGAGCGAATCTTGTGCTCGATGTCCTGATCGCCCGGAATACGGGCCTGCTGGTCGACGGGGATGGTGTTGATGTAGGGGGTATTTGCCGAGAAAGGCAGATGCTCGCCGTTGATGCGGGCGAATTCGATCAGCTTTTCGAGCAGGTAGTGCGCGCGCTCCGGGCCTTCGGCAGCCAGCACGCCTTCGAGCGAGGCCAGCCATTCTTGCGTTTCTTGGGGATCGGCGTCCGCAGGGGATACGATCTTCAGGGCTTCTTCAGGTACGGCGGACATGGTGTCTCCTTGTCTGTCGTTAGCGGGTTGGCGTAATGGTCGTAACCCGCTTCATGGACGGGCCTACCGGCATTTTTACCGGGGCATTGTACGAAGGTTATTCCCGCCTTCGCAAGCGAAATTTCAGATTACGATAGCAATTTTCATAATACGGAAATCTGCTGCACTGCACATAAAATCAATGGGTTGCCGACACCATCAGATCATGATTTTTGAACGTACCGATCGGTCTCAAGAGTGATTTAAGCGGCCGTCTTACCAAAAAAATCGGACGCTTCCGAAAAGCAGTGCCCGACAGACTCGGACAGCGGGAAACCGGTCGGCCTGCGCTACAATCTCGCCATGCTTTCGCCACGCCTCGCAAACTCATCCCCGCCGTCCCGGTCCGCTGCTACGCCAGCCCGCTCCAACCGTTGGTTGCAGGGGTTTGCGGAGTCGCACTACTACTTGCTGGTACCGCTCGTCTCCATTGTGATCTTCCTGGTGGTGATGAGTTTGATTCTGTGGAGCCTGAACCGTCGCGAAACGGAGCAGCAACAGGACACGCTTTATCGAAACGTCGCGTGGGCGCAGCAGCAGATTCGTCTCAATATGCTGGCCATTCAGGACCAGATCAGTTCCCTTGCGCGCGATACGGCGGCCAAACCACAGGACGTTGCGCACTTCCAGAACACGGCAAGCGAGCTGATGCAAAATCATGCAGACATCGTCTTCATGAACTGGCTCGATGCATCGCAAC
This window of the Pandoraea sputorum genome carries:
- the aceE gene encoding pyruvate dehydrogenase (acetyl-transferring), homodimeric type; translation: MSAVPEEALKIVSPADADPQETQEWLASLEGVLAAEGPERAHYLLEKLIEFARINGEHLPFSANTPYINTIPVDQQARIPGDQDIEHKIRSYTRWNAIAMVLRAGKDTNVGGHIASFASAATLYDVGFNHFWHAPSDKHGGDLVFVQGHSSPGVYSRAFLLGRLEMTQLENFRQEVDGGGLSSYPHPWLMPDFWQFPTVSMGLGPIMAIYQARFMKYLESRNIVKTEGRKVWAFLGDGETDEPESLGAIGMAGREQLDNLVFVINCNLQRLDGPVRGNGKIIQELESEFRGAGWNVIKVVWGSRWDSLLARDKQGLLMKRMMECVDGEYQTYKSKDGAFVRENFFNTPALKAMVADWSDEDIWALNRGGHDPHKIYAAYHSATTHKGQPTVILAKTIKGYGMGEAGQAMNITHQQKKMPVESLKKFRDQFKLPISDDQIADVPYIKFEEGSKELEYMRARRMELGGYLPQRRTKAASLPVPALNAFDALLKATAEGREISTTMAFVRILNVLLKDKALGQRIVPIVPDESRTFGMEGLFRQIGIWSQVGQRYIPQDQDQLMFYKESESGQILQEGINEAGGMCDWIAAATSYSTHGETMIPFYIFYSMFGFQRIGDLAWAAGDMRARGFLVGGTAGRTTLNGEGLQHEDGHSLLWASSIPNCLPYDPTFAYELAVIVQDGLRRMVQDQEDVYYYLTVMNENYAHPAMPEGVENDILKGMYAFRRGTDNSKAPRVQLLGSGTIFNEVIAAAEMLKNDWGVESDLWSCPSFTELAREGNDVARHNLLHPTETARLSHVEKCLNDTRGPVIASTDYIRTYAEQIRPFVRGRYVVLGTDGYGRSDTREKLRHFFEVDRNWVTVAALKALADEGTLPASKVAEAIAKYNLDPNKPNPMTV